From the Spiroplasma sp. BIUS-1 genome, one window contains:
- the fib gene encoding cytoskeletal motor fibril protein Fib encodes MIGIISTAYFTVKDRPGIKTVRKYWWRNMVIQHVKYRGKFFVIATIGYGKANAAMAITYLMEEYPALETVLNVDLALSTNDKFDTTDTVMATKFIYRDADLTVFKDIKYGQIVHEPEAYAFNTEFVNQVKNFKLGVSDGIVGTANMLIYNSKQFKEMVDKYGQTIDVIDTEAGALAQIAKKSSVNFVAMKVMYNNALSPWDNDPLHKFKIYETANTLKYLLARLFNLLSSKYVLDFTKSTNDELEVINELFEMSHDAWAKRFKKNTTSLISGLGPSLMLVDKKGVTPEAVDIVEVMKTKLDDEGPSKVILGEDEWKNAPKKWLRKLMFLSNIHVNDDELLWNKSAKYDIKTSKIHSMEDVSKAVAKAIADRSQDKSSYTYDGTTVLKKHLLVTVDAAISFYITNNLTHEFVEDPKHGSKLVANEFIKHLNEQLAEVESPYDKVVVFFKIPAMGAAKLPVFVQTKSKANQPVVFGGYSAKNQKTYTVVDITRNDYDPLKVGSFKVTIRLKNL; translated from the coding sequence ATGATCGGTATTATTTCAACAGCTTACTTTACAGTTAAAGACCGTCCAGGTATTAAAACAGTAAGAAAATATTGATGAAGAAATATGGTTATTCAACATGTTAAATACAGAGGGAAGTTTTTCGTAATCGCAACAATCGGTTATGGAAAAGCAAATGCTGCTATGGCAATTACTTATTTAATGGAAGAATACCCAGCTTTAGAAACAGTTCTAAACGTAGACTTAGCTTTATCAACAAATGATAAATTTGATACTACAGATACAGTTATGGCTACAAAATTCATCTACAGAGATGCAGACTTAACAGTATTTAAAGATATTAAATATGGACAAATCGTTCATGAACCAGAAGCATATGCTTTCAATACAGAATTTGTAAACCAAGTTAAAAACTTTAAACTAGGTGTTTCAGATGGTATTGTTGGTACTGCAAATATGTTAATTTATAACTCAAAACAATTCAAAGAAATGGTTGACAAATATGGTCAAACAATCGACGTAATTGATACTGAAGCTGGAGCATTAGCTCAAATAGCTAAAAAATCAAGCGTTAACTTTGTTGCGATGAAAGTTATGTATAATAATGCATTATCTCCATGAGATAATGATCCATTACATAAATTCAAAATTTATGAAACAGCTAATACTTTAAAATACTTATTAGCAAGATTATTTAACTTATTATCATCAAAATACGTTTTAGATTTCACAAAATCAACAAATGATGAATTAGAAGTTATTAATGAATTATTCGAAATGTCTCATGATGCATGAGCAAAACGTTTCAAAAAAAATACTACATCATTGATTTCAGGTTTAGGACCATCATTGATGTTAGTTGATAAAAAAGGAGTTACTCCTGAAGCAGTTGACATCGTTGAAGTTATGAAAACTAAATTAGACGATGAAGGACCAAGTAAAGTAATCTTAGGGGAAGACGAATGAAAAAATGCTCCTAAAAAATGATTACGTAAATTAATGTTCTTATCAAACATTCATGTAAATGACGATGAATTATTATGAAATAAATCAGCTAAATATGATATTAAAACATCAAAAATTCATTCAATGGAAGATGTAAGTAAAGCAGTTGCAAAAGCAATCGCAGACCGTTCACAAGATAAATCATCATATACTTATGATGGAACAACAGTTCTTAAAAAACATTTACTTGTAACAGTTGATGCAGCAATTTCATTCTACATTACAAACAACTTAACACATGAATTCGTTGAAGATCCAAAACATGGTTCAAAATTAGTAGCAAACGAATTTATCAAACACTTAAACGAACAATTAGCAGAAGTTGAATCACCATATGATAAAGTGGTTGTTTTCTTCAAAATTCCAGCAATGGGAGCTGCAAAATTACCAGTGTTTGTTCAAACTAAATCAAAAGCTAACCAACCAGTTGTATTTGGTGGGTACTCAGCTAAAAATCAAAAAACTTACACAGTTGTTGATATTACAAGAAATGATTACGACCCATTGAAAGTTGGATCATTCAAAGTTACAATTCGTTTGAAAAACTTATAG
- a CDS encoding YitT family ABC transporter gives MEPNNLDLTELSNEIAESVDEMMNDETVEFQSLEEKKSINKLAKELNKGLNIDGELLLNFENKVMSQREQRLLVKQYFRTKFIKDFFQIVLAAFLIALTFDYFISVTGRAGLFPAGIGAIARFFATLTFPGKDQVNLQSSFYFVYYFIVNIPLFIFGYFKLGRKFTFTTFLFVILQIGFDQIFQALPYINPKEFHLIVNFQLISGMPGAWNTGIWLFIFGALGGILLGFSYSIVYKIGSSTGGLDFLTVFISNRTNKPVGSLNRKVNLIILACVIVLNTLIIPMSLINSDIKIDVLQNGNYIHNQKLLQSMWDYSLDHGAIINVNGSNVWDPSFAAWFGLTGSPDMYINSLPNSLTQHQYNYLVEFACKAGYGDDLSNVSPGLVAKIKILFIFGPSLFASFTLVMCAGMATNHFYPKYTVRTYMITTNMPKEINKMLLENGFQNDILTWDSINRINGNYLHRSVLMVAMSVMDWDKIERQVFMADPLAKVNAINTKSVKGLFNYEIKKNDDRDIIRTKIETDELEKEKIRQIAIVRAQRENEKLTKKQQKRKQKPKKNDQKSDL, from the coding sequence ATGGAACCAAATAATTTAGATTTAACTGAACTTAGCAATGAAATAGCTGAATCAGTTGATGAAATGATGAATGATGAAACCGTTGAATTCCAATCTCTTGAAGAAAAAAAATCAATTAATAAATTAGCAAAAGAACTTAATAAAGGTTTAAATATTGATGGAGAATTATTGTTAAACTTTGAAAATAAAGTTATGTCTCAAAGAGAACAAAGACTTTTAGTTAAACAATACTTTAGAACTAAATTTATTAAAGACTTTTTTCAAATAGTTTTAGCTGCATTTTTAATTGCTCTAACATTTGACTACTTTATTTCCGTTACAGGAAGAGCGGGTCTTTTCCCTGCAGGGATAGGAGCTATTGCTCGTTTCTTTGCGACTTTAACTTTCCCAGGTAAAGATCAAGTTAACTTACAATCATCATTTTACTTTGTTTACTACTTTATTGTAAACATACCTTTATTTATATTTGGTTACTTTAAACTTGGAAGAAAATTTACTTTTACAACATTCTTATTTGTAATTTTACAAATTGGTTTTGACCAAATTTTTCAAGCTTTACCATACATTAATCCAAAAGAGTTTCATTTAATAGTTAATTTCCAATTAATTTCAGGAATGCCAGGAGCATGAAATACAGGAATATGATTATTTATTTTTGGTGCACTTGGAGGGATTCTTTTAGGATTTTCATACTCAATAGTTTATAAAATCGGTTCTTCAACTGGTGGATTAGACTTTTTGACTGTGTTTATTTCAAATAGAACAAATAAACCTGTAGGTTCTTTGAATAGAAAAGTAAACTTAATAATTCTTGCTTGCGTTATTGTATTAAACACCTTAATTATTCCTATGAGTTTAATAAATTCTGACATTAAAATAGATGTTTTGCAAAACGGAAACTATATTCATAATCAAAAACTTCTGCAATCTATGTGAGATTACTCGCTTGATCATGGGGCTATAATAAATGTTAATGGAAGTAATGTTTGAGATCCTTCATTTGCTGCTTGATTTGGTCTTACTGGATCACCTGACATGTATATTAATTCATTGCCAAATAGTTTAACTCAACACCAATACAACTATCTTGTTGAGTTTGCATGTAAAGCAGGTTATGGTGATGATCTTTCTAATGTAAGTCCTGGTTTGGTTGCTAAAATTAAAATTCTATTTATTTTTGGACCATCATTATTTGCTTCATTTACTCTTGTAATGTGTGCAGGAATGGCAACAAATCACTTCTATCCAAAATACACAGTTAGAACTTATATGATAACTACAAACATGCCAAAAGAAATAAACAAAATGTTATTAGAAAATGGATTCCAAAATGACATTTTAACTTGAGATAGCATTAACAGAATTAATGGTAACTATTTACACAGAAGTGTATTGATGGTTGCTATGTCTGTTATGGACTGAGATAAAATTGAAAGACAAGTATTTATGGCAGATCCATTAGCTAAAGTAAATGCTATTAATACAAAATCAGTTAAAGGTCTATTTAACTATGAAATCAAAAAAAATGATGACAGAGATATTATTAGAACTAAAATTGAAACTGATGAATTAGAAAAAGAAAAAATAAGACAAATTGCTATTGTTAGAGCTCAAAGAGAAAATGAAAAACTAACAAAAAAACAGCAAAAAAGAAAGCAAAAACCAAAGAAAAATGATCAAAAAAGTGATCTGTAA
- a CDS encoding post-transcriptional regulator translates to MNENYLKEIIYEMLDLKLTEVRKEYNNITFNDLISYLKDIIIKNNKIMDLNDLSFFIMNIKVNKVFEYLNLNAILDKSSSIEADLKSILER, encoded by the coding sequence ATGAACGAAAATTACTTAAAGGAAATTATTTACGAAATGTTAGATTTAAAGCTAACTGAAGTAAGGAAAGAATACAATAATATTACTTTTAATGATTTAATATCTTATTTAAAAGATATAATTATTAAAAATAACAAGATAATGGATTTGAATGATTTGTCCTTCTTTATTATGAACATTAAGGTAAATAAAGTATTTGAATATCTAAATTTAAATGCAATTTTAGATAAAAGCAGTTCAATTGAAGCAGATTTAAAGAGTATTTTAGAAAGATAG
- a CDS encoding protein translocase SecDF, variant type yields the protein MVKLNINDKNISKKQKKPILRSFAILLIICSLILGIFFSSLKFSENIGLGSDFNGYYSALVSVDNLNEESNTNGQPNGNAKEGAKALNQRLNPMGNNQIIIEQAGNNFLKVLSPVDAYQNETVFKNQIQKNGGIVLLDSKDKKYNDLQITESNNKIERKGINDYFTGAKSTSITSSNQKEPAISYNLNGDAFKSLLTGGSEEGTSQEASSLSLFILLDADGFYNDIRNYYNLIKGDKEDRIEDFFKVVINPLRAIYTNTSTDSKVKQILFDLFYGEWYDKTSAGTSIKKYGSLMESNNSDLKDAKSFAKVSDTFSYLSETSKYVYDSNAVTKDFEATGRYGTNVKLWNNANSLTDSGLKVNEIFGLINPVLIKYVGDNLKSFNELYLNNLRTNYFLFDGTVADKPGQSAGYIDGDKLITKVDSYTKAEIGSSLFNAAGKGFVFTVNSIATLNGTVSRVMLWLGMIFLLIVALALMVYMTFFYRLLGLFSMIITLAIVGMTLLSLTWFNLTVGPETIISTFILVALNMEIFSTLFENMKESFYLKQRGLKTSFNISIKENIGLAADLVVALLVPAMCMFWITSNAIRAMAITIAMGSFFTLFFTILIAVILFKLVINSQWMISNSKFFALNTDFASQGKFLLNFKITTTEAKISKLSSKEIVDKEKISLLEDKLKKLKDKLEIVTNKEIEKQDKKQKIAKEKLNKRIEKLKSKVEKLDEVKKAKKIQKLNFKINELVFIRDDKTQDILEQEGQIVTSTNEKLKIKTVERNIKNGTKMISLFSVIALILSVALGFVFGLRFDNTFGGRTDYTFWGENISNSYTGMIEQTFESNDPKAAPIEKEIKKLKTEFDEFEKANLNEKAAIENKRTEVVAKYLDFVFADAYYVNYISNSLHLDNNYKNHKYSVSYGDKFVYNNTSVSQNWITLTVYTQNLKQSAAIKKMFNSWGVDKTQEISEVNGFITKAVKPATMTWTLTQIAITVAIIILALLIYILIRFKWTYYIAMVVSIIGVPLVTAAIITVLQIPLGNVAIIAIVSSIMFAITSLFIVFGKARSLISSKNEKSLYDFFKKEIEIVYDTKTIKKQMNDELFKLKGEMTINIKANNLSKEEKKKLKLEFKEIKHNKKIEFKKIKKENKIKINRVGKNNNYLSEVLVKSFKFGFVRCSLLSALYVLVGALMVISMPTISAFGLSIIVGAVVTSLFVLFVSLPLWVIFEQIRIRNRLARKRFINGLQVSNEEQIIEGIND from the coding sequence GTGGTTAAGTTGAATATCAACGATAAAAACATTAGTAAAAAACAAAAGAAACCTATTCTTAGAAGTTTTGCTATTTTATTGATAATCTGTTCATTAATTTTAGGGATATTTTTCTCTAGTTTAAAATTTTCAGAAAATATCGGGTTGGGTTCAGACTTTAATGGTTATTATTCAGCTCTTGTTTCAGTTGACAACTTAAATGAAGAGTCAAACACTAACGGACAACCAAACGGAAATGCAAAAGAAGGTGCTAAAGCACTTAATCAACGTTTAAACCCAATGGGAAATAATCAAATAATAATAGAACAAGCTGGTAATAACTTTTTAAAAGTTTTATCACCAGTTGATGCATACCAAAATGAAACAGTATTTAAAAACCAAATTCAAAAAAATGGTGGTATTGTTTTACTTGACTCAAAAGATAAAAAATACAACGATTTACAAATAACTGAGTCTAACAATAAAATTGAAAGAAAAGGTATTAACGACTACTTTACTGGAGCTAAATCAACTTCAATAACTTCATCAAATCAAAAAGAACCTGCTATTTCTTATAACTTAAATGGAGATGCTTTTAAAAGTCTTTTAACAGGTGGAAGTGAAGAGGGAACCTCACAAGAAGCTTCATCTTTATCTTTATTTATACTTTTAGATGCTGATGGTTTTTACAATGATATAAGAAACTACTATAACTTAATTAAAGGTGATAAAGAAGATAGGATAGAAGACTTTTTTAAAGTTGTTATTAATCCTTTAAGAGCAATTTATACAAATACAAGTACAGATTCTAAGGTAAAACAAATTTTGTTCGACCTTTTTTATGGTGAATGATACGATAAAACATCAGCCGGAACTAGCATTAAAAAATATGGTTCATTGATGGAATCAAATAATAGTGATTTAAAAGATGCAAAAAGCTTTGCAAAAGTTTCAGACACTTTCTCATATTTATCTGAAACTTCAAAATATGTTTATGATTCGAATGCTGTAACAAAAGATTTTGAAGCAACTGGAAGATATGGAACTAATGTAAAACTTTGAAATAATGCTAATTCACTTACTGATAGTGGACTTAAAGTTAATGAAATATTTGGTTTAATTAACCCTGTGTTAATTAAGTATGTTGGAGATAACTTAAAATCATTTAATGAACTATATTTAAATAACTTAAGAACTAACTACTTTTTATTTGACGGAACTGTTGCAGATAAACCAGGACAAAGTGCAGGATATATTGACGGAGATAAATTAATTACTAAAGTTGATAGCTATACAAAAGCAGAAATAGGATCTTCTTTATTTAATGCAGCAGGTAAAGGGTTTGTCTTTACAGTTAACTCAATTGCTACTTTAAATGGAACTGTTTCAAGAGTTATGCTTTGATTAGGAATGATTTTCTTACTAATAGTTGCTTTAGCATTGATGGTTTACATGACTTTCTTTTATAGATTATTAGGATTATTCTCAATGATCATTACTTTAGCCATTGTTGGAATGACACTGCTTTCATTAACTTGATTTAACTTAACGGTTGGTCCAGAAACAATAATTTCAACATTTATTTTAGTTGCTTTAAATATGGAAATCTTCTCAACTCTTTTTGAAAACATGAAAGAAAGCTTCTATTTAAAACAAAGAGGTTTAAAAACAAGTTTTAACATTTCTATTAAAGAAAATATTGGTCTTGCAGCAGACTTAGTTGTTGCATTGCTTGTACCTGCAATGTGTATGTTTTGAATTACTTCAAATGCAATAAGAGCTATGGCAATTACTATTGCAATGGGTTCATTCTTTACATTATTCTTTACAATTTTAATAGCAGTTATCTTATTTAAACTTGTTATTAATTCACAATGAATGATTTCAAATTCTAAATTCTTTGCTTTAAATACTGACTTTGCAAGTCAAGGAAAATTCTTATTAAACTTTAAAATAACAACTACAGAAGCTAAAATTAGTAAATTAAGTTCAAAAGAAATAGTTGATAAAGAAAAAATAAGTTTACTAGAAGATAAATTAAAGAAATTAAAAGATAAATTAGAAATAGTTACAAATAAAGAAATTGAAAAGCAAGATAAGAAACAAAAAATAGCAAAAGAAAAATTAAATAAAAGAATTGAAAAACTTAAATCTAAAGTTGAAAAATTAGATGAAGTTAAAAAAGCTAAAAAAATACAAAAGTTAAACTTTAAAATAAATGAATTGGTATTTATTAGAGATGATAAAACACAAGATATTCTTGAACAAGAAGGTCAAATTGTAACAAGTACAAATGAAAAACTAAAAATTAAAACAGTTGAAAGAAACATCAAAAATGGAACAAAAATGATTTCATTATTCAGTGTTATTGCACTTATTCTTTCGGTCGCACTTGGTTTTGTATTTGGATTAAGATTTGATAACACATTTGGTGGAAGAACTGACTATACATTCTGGGGAGAAAACATTTCAAACTCATATACTGGTATGATAGAACAAACTTTTGAGTCAAACGATCCTAAAGCTGCACCAATAGAAAAAGAAATAAAAAAATTAAAAACTGAGTTTGATGAGTTTGAGAAAGCAAATTTAAATGAAAAAGCAGCAATTGAAAATAAAAGAACAGAAGTTGTTGCAAAATACTTGGACTTTGTATTTGCTGACGCATATTATGTAAATTACATTTCAAACAGTTTACATTTAGACAATAACTATAAAAATCATAAATACTCAGTATCTTATGGAGATAAATTTGTTTACAATAACACCTCTGTTTCTCAAAACTGAATAACATTAACTGTTTATACACAAAATTTAAAACAATCTGCTGCAATTAAAAAAATGTTTAATTCATGAGGTGTTGATAAAACACAAGAGATAAGTGAAGTTAACGGATTTATTACAAAAGCTGTTAAACCAGCTACAATGACATGAACATTAACACAAATAGCAATAACAGTTGCTATTATCATATTGGCTCTTCTAATTTATATTTTAATTAGATTTAAATGAACATACTATATTGCTATGGTTGTTTCAATTATAGGAGTTCCTTTAGTAACTGCAGCTATAATTACTGTGTTACAAATACCTTTAGGAAACGTAGCAATTATTGCTATTGTAAGTAGTATTATGTTTGCAATAACATCATTGTTTATTGTTTTTGGAAAAGCAAGATCATTAATATCTTCAAAAAATGAAAAATCATTATATGACTTCTTTAAAAAAGAAATAGAAATTGTTTATGATACAAAAACAATCAAAAAACAAATGAACGATGAGTTATTCAAATTAAAAGGTGAAATGACAATAAACATTAAAGCTAATAATTTATCAAAAGAAGAGAAAAAGAAACTTAAATTAGAATTTAAAGAAATTAAACATAATAAGAAAATTGAATTCAAAAAAATTAAAAAAGAGAATAAAATAAAAATAAATAGAGTTGGTAAAAATAACAACTATCTATCTGAAGTACTTGTAAAAAGTTTCAAATTTGGATTTGTAAGATGTTCATTACTTTCAGCTTTATATGTTTTAGTTGGAGCATTAATGGTAATTTCAATGCCAACAATCTCTGCATTCGGACTTTCAATTATAGTTGGAGCAGTAGTAACAAGTTTATTTGTATTATTTGTATCATTGCCTTTATGAGTTATTTTTGAACAAATAAGAATTAGAAATAGACTTGCAAGAAAACGATTTATAAATGGTCTTCAAGTTTCAAATGAAGAACAAATTATAGAGGGTATAAACGATTAA
- a CDS encoding adenine phosphoribosyltransferase, translated as MDLKKYIWDVENFPIDGVTFKDVTPLLNDTQAFKYTVDQMVEYVKSKKADVIVAPEARGFLFASAVAYAANCRFVLVRKPGKLPREVKDVEYELEYGKGHIQIHVGDLKENDNVVIVDDVLATGGTMKAIVELVKQEKANVNGIVFLADLSFLHEPELFKEFDSKSLITY; from the coding sequence ATGGACTTAAAAAAATATATTTGAGATGTTGAAAACTTCCCAATTGATGGAGTAACATTTAAAGATGTAACTCCATTATTAAATGACACACAAGCTTTTAAATATACAGTTGATCAAATGGTTGAGTATGTTAAATCTAAAAAAGCTGATGTTATTGTAGCACCAGAAGCTAGAGGATTCTTATTTGCATCAGCAGTAGCATATGCTGCAAATTGTAGATTTGTGTTAGTTAGAAAGCCTGGTAAGTTACCAAGAGAAGTTAAAGATGTTGAATATGAACTAGAATATGGAAAAGGTCACATTCAAATTCATGTTGGTGACTTAAAAGAAAATGATAACGTAGTTATAGTAGATGATGTTTTAGCAACTGGTGGTACAATGAAAGCGATTGTAGAACTTGTTAAACAAGAAAAAGCTAATGTTAATGGTATTGTTTTCTTAGCTGACTTATCATTCTTACATGAACCAGAATTATTTAAAGAATTCGATTCAAAAAGTTTAATTACATATTAA
- a CDS encoding Vmc-like lipoprotein signal peptide domain-containing protein, with translation MKKLLGMLGSALFVVSSIGTVVSCGEVVIKKEKLKTIDQNFLMWSTNSFYWNKLQSNQNCSIEDMVDFFNKDYNKEKNIIPDGIMSIEASKKDTDDEIIIKSNVYSNYKQNEDVVIYYSSNPKTIDVSNIFKQSIQSYFDSEKRYNFLDDAQISFGKAVLSQNTFLLEDKKTELEQFVAKNNWGNSDSMMKIDVINGTWSLDTTKLQPFLNTKQGYVFAEKELSGTINIKQSSQEVDKLLNGKIQDYYSNSGWVNNFIINYNNTQIFTQGTLGFGPNSLKDKTLSDVYTQIINTVKANSSVTLTDKDEEQIFSDLFALFKDMYINPPLNIIDSKVIGTENIKMTVTVQAYQVGEQNNNFEAFKDIEFKEIETIQKGNGSNTFKVYTFRQNEKEISYSNYRHNVKG, from the coding sequence ATGAAAAAATTATTGGGAATGCTGGGTTCGGCATTATTTGTAGTCTCTTCGATTGGGACTGTTGTTTCTTGTGGCGAAGTTGTTATAAAAAAAGAAAAATTAAAAACTATAGATCAAAACTTTTTAATGTGATCAACAAATTCATTTTATTGAAATAAGTTACAGTCAAATCAAAATTGTTCAATAGAGGATATGGTGGATTTTTTTAATAAAGATTATAATAAAGAAAAAAATATTATTCCAGATGGAATAATGAGTATTGAAGCTAGTAAAAAAGATACAGATGATGAAATAATAATCAAATCAAATGTATATTCAAACTATAAACAAAATGAAGATGTAGTAATTTATTATTCATCTAACCCAAAAACTATAGATGTATCAAATATTTTCAAGCAAAGTATTCAAAGTTACTTTGATTCAGAGAAAAGATATAACTTTTTAGATGATGCTCAAATTAGTTTTGGAAAAGCTGTATTATCTCAAAATACTTTCTTGCTAGAAGATAAAAAAACGGAATTAGAACAATTTGTTGCTAAAAATAACTGAGGGAATAGTGACTCTATGATGAAAATAGATGTTATAAATGGAACTTGATCATTGGATACAACAAAACTGCAACCATTTTTAAATACAAAACAAGGATATGTATTTGCAGAAAAAGAGTTAAGTGGAACAATAAATATTAAACAAAGTTCTCAAGAAGTTGATAAATTATTAAATGGTAAAATTCAAGATTACTATTCAAACAGTGGTTGAGTAAATAATTTTATTATTAATTATAATAATACTCAAATTTTCACACAAGGAACTTTAGGTTTTGGTCCAAATTCTCTTAAAGATAAAACTTTAAGTGATGTTTACACTCAAATTATTAATACTGTAAAAGCAAATTCAAGTGTTACATTAACAGATAAAGATGAAGAACAAATATTTAGTGATTTATTTGCTTTATTTAAAGATATGTATATAAATCCTCCATTAAACATTATTGATAGCAAAGTTATTGGAACAGAAAATATTAAGATGACAGTAACTGTGCAGGCATATCAAGTTGGAGAACAAAATAATAACTTTGAAGCTTTTAAAGATATTGAATTTAAAGAAATAGAAACTATACAAAAAGGTAATGGTAGTAATACTTTTAAAGTCTATACATTTAGACAAAATGAAAAAGAAATATCATATTCTAACTATAGACATAACGTAAAGGGATAA
- a CDS encoding ABC transporter ATP-binding protein, with product MIELKNITRIFKDGKGIHDINFNIPEKSIVVFIGNNGAGKTTTIRAISGELKLHSGEVLIDGEDLFKNKNLNKVAFFPDTNLIPRGMTVFEYVRYTCAAYGIRKAEMNEKVTPIYELLGITQYINTKIKHLSSGTKKKVAMVTALVLSPKYIIFDEPTANLDIESKIEFIEIIRVLNSLDVSIMITSHLIEELEDIATHVVLINEGKIVYNNEFDRKKEKILDIYKNFIEKPVFDKEIIKDLY from the coding sequence ATGATTGAATTAAAAAATATAACAAGGATTTTTAAAGATGGTAAAGGTATTCATGATATTAACTTTAACATTCCTGAAAAATCAATAGTAGTTTTCATTGGAAACAATGGGGCAGGAAAAACAACAACAATTAGAGCGATATCGGGAGAATTAAAATTGCACTCTGGAGAAGTTTTAATTGATGGAGAAGATTTATTTAAAAACAAAAACTTAAATAAAGTAGCATTTTTTCCAGATACAAATTTAATTCCTAGAGGAATGACTGTTTTTGAGTATGTAAGATACACTTGTGCGGCTTATGGAATTAGAAAAGCAGAAATGAACGAAAAAGTTACTCCGATTTATGAATTGCTTGGAATAACACAATATATAAACACCAAAATAAAGCATCTTTCATCTGGAACTAAGAAAAAAGTTGCTATGGTAACTGCTTTGGTGTTATCACCAAAATATATTATTTTTGATGAACCAACAGCCAATTTAGATATTGAATCTAAAATTGAGTTTATTGAAATAATCAGAGTTTTAAATTCTTTAGATGTATCAATAATGATAACAAGTCACTTAATAGAAGAATTAGAAGATATAGCAACTCATGTTGTTCTTATAAACGAAGGCAAAATAGTTTATAACAATGAGTTTGATAGAAAAAAAGAAAAGATATTAGATATTTATAAAAATTTCATTGAAAAACCTGTTTTTGATAAGGAAATTATAAAAGATCTTTATTAG